The Caballeronia sp. Lep1P3 genome window below encodes:
- the fdhF gene encoding formate dehydrogenase subunit alpha — protein MSNTINGCGSGNCACKSAASVQRRDPFDETDYGTPLRHADVDVTLEIDGESVTVPAGTSVMRAAIEAGVNVPKLCATDSLEPWGSCRLCLVEIEGKRGYPASCTTPVEAGMKVRTQTDKLQSLRRNVMELYISDHPLDCLTCPANGDCELQDMAGVVGLREVRYGYEGANHLKDKKDESNPYFTYDPAKCIVCNRCVRACEETQGTFALTIAGRGFESRVAASESVPFMESECVSCGACVAACPTATLQEKSVIMLGQAEHSVVTTCAYCGVGCSLKAEMKGSTVVRMTPNKNGQANEGHACVKGRFAWGYATHKDRIKKPMIRAKITDPWREVSWEEAINYAASEFRRIQDKYGRDSIGGITSSRCTNEETYLVQKLVRAAFGNNNVDTCARVCHSPTGYGLKTTIGESAGTQTFASIEKADVIVVIGANPTDGHPVFASRLKRRVREGAQLIVIDPRRIDLVDTPHVKASHHLALRPGTNVAMINALAHVIVTEGLVAEQFVAERCEPRAFQQWRDFVATEENSPEAMEAITGVPAQTVREAARIYATGGNAAIFYGLGVTEHAQGSTMVMGIANLAMATANVGREGVGVNPLRGQNNVQGSCDMGSFPHELPGYRHIGDAATRALFEEAWNVKLQPEPGLRIPNMFDAATHGTFMGLYCQGEDIVQSDPNTQHVAGALSAMECIVVQDIFLNETAKYAHVLLPGSTFLEKDGTFTNAERRISRVRKVMPPLAGYSDWEVTILLSRALGYDMNYANPSEIMDEIARLTPTFHGVSYDKIEELGSIQWPCNEKAPDGTPTMHVDEFVRGKGRFVITKFIATPEKVTRKYPLLLTTGRILSQYNVGAQTRRTENSRWHEEDRLEIHPHDAEDRGIATGDWVGIESRAGQTVLRAKVTERMQPGVVYTTFHFPESGANVITTDSSDWATNCPEYKVTAVQVMPVEQPSQWQKDYSRFNTQQLELLNMRDLTTTSGK, from the coding sequence ATGTCCAACACGATTAACGGCTGCGGCTCGGGCAACTGCGCGTGCAAGAGCGCGGCATCGGTGCAACGTCGCGATCCGTTCGACGAAACCGACTACGGCACGCCGCTGCGCCACGCCGATGTCGACGTCACGCTCGAAATTGACGGCGAGTCCGTCACCGTGCCCGCGGGCACGTCCGTGATGCGCGCGGCGATCGAAGCCGGCGTCAACGTGCCGAAGCTCTGCGCGACCGATTCGCTCGAACCGTGGGGCTCGTGCCGTCTTTGTCTCGTGGAAATCGAAGGCAAGCGCGGCTATCCCGCTTCGTGCACGACGCCTGTGGAAGCGGGCATGAAAGTGCGCACGCAAACCGACAAACTGCAGTCGCTGCGCCGCAACGTGATGGAGCTTTATATCTCCGATCACCCGCTCGATTGCCTCACCTGCCCCGCCAACGGCGATTGCGAACTGCAGGACATGGCGGGCGTCGTCGGCTTGCGCGAAGTGCGTTACGGCTACGAAGGCGCAAACCATCTGAAGGACAAGAAGGACGAATCGAACCCGTACTTCACCTACGATCCGGCGAAGTGCATCGTCTGCAATCGCTGCGTGCGCGCGTGCGAGGAAACGCAAGGCACCTTCGCGCTCACCATCGCCGGGCGCGGCTTCGAATCGCGCGTGGCCGCGAGCGAAAGCGTGCCGTTCATGGAAAGCGAATGCGTGTCGTGCGGCGCGTGCGTCGCCGCCTGCCCGACCGCCACGCTTCAGGAAAAGAGCGTCATCATGCTCGGTCAGGCCGAGCATTCGGTCGTGACGACGTGCGCGTACTGCGGCGTCGGCTGCTCCCTCAAGGCGGAGATGAAGGGCAGCACCGTCGTGCGCATGACGCCGAACAAGAACGGCCAGGCGAACGAAGGCCACGCGTGCGTGAAGGGCCGCTTCGCGTGGGGCTACGCGACGCACAAGGACCGCATCAAGAAGCCGATGATCCGCGCGAAGATCACCGATCCGTGGCGCGAAGTGTCGTGGGAAGAAGCGATCAACTATGCGGCGAGCGAATTCCGCCGCATCCAGGACAAGTACGGGCGCGATTCGATCGGCGGCATCACGTCGTCGCGCTGCACGAACGAAGAGACGTATCTCGTGCAAAAGCTCGTGCGCGCCGCGTTCGGCAACAACAACGTCGATACCTGCGCGCGCGTCTGTCATTCGCCGACGGGCTACGGCCTCAAGACGACCATCGGCGAATCGGCGGGCACGCAGACGTTCGCGTCCATCGAAAAGGCGGACGTGATCGTCGTGATCGGCGCGAATCCGACGGACGGCCACCCTGTCTTCGCGTCGCGCCTGAAGCGCCGCGTGCGTGAAGGCGCGCAACTCATCGTGATCGATCCGCGCCGCATCGATCTCGTCGATACGCCGCACGTAAAGGCATCGCATCATCTGGCGCTGCGTCCGGGCACGAACGTCGCGATGATCAACGCGCTCGCGCACGTGATCGTCACCGAAGGGCTCGTCGCCGAGCAGTTCGTCGCGGAACGCTGCGAGCCGCGCGCGTTCCAGCAATGGCGCGATTTCGTCGCCACGGAAGAAAACTCGCCGGAAGCGATGGAAGCGATCACCGGCGTGCCCGCGCAGACAGTGCGCGAAGCCGCGCGCATCTACGCGACGGGCGGCAACGCGGCGATCTTCTACGGGCTCGGCGTGACCGAGCACGCGCAAGGCTCGACGATGGTCATGGGCATCGCGAACCTCGCGATGGCGACGGCCAACGTCGGCCGCGAAGGTGTCGGCGTGAATCCGCTGCGCGGCCAGAACAACGTGCAGGGTTCGTGCGACATGGGCTCGTTCCCGCACGAGTTGCCGGGGTATCGCCATATCGGCGATGCCGCGACGCGCGCGCTCTTCGAGGAAGCGTGGAACGTGAAGTTGCAGCCGGAGCCGGGCCTGCGCATTCCGAACATGTTCGACGCCGCCACGCACGGCACGTTCATGGGCCTGTATTGCCAGGGCGAGGACATCGTGCAGTCGGACCCGAACACGCAGCATGTGGCGGGCGCGCTGTCGGCGATGGAATGCATCGTCGTGCAGGACATCTTCCTCAACGAAACCGCCAAATATGCGCACGTGCTGCTTCCCGGCTCGACCTTTCTGGAGAAGGACGGCACGTTCACCAACGCGGAGCGCCGCATCTCGCGCGTGCGCAAGGTGATGCCGCCGCTTGCCGGCTATTCCGACTGGGAAGTGACGATCCTGCTCTCTCGCGCGCTCGGCTACGACATGAACTACGCGAATCCGTCCGAGATCATGGACGAGATCGCTCGCCTCACGCCGACGTTCCACGGCGTGTCCTACGACAAGATCGAGGAACTCGGCAGCATCCAGTGGCCGTGCAACGAGAAGGCGCCGGACGGCACGCCGACGATGCACGTCGACGAATTCGTGCGCGGCAAGGGACGCTTCGTCATCACGAAGTTCATCGCGACGCCGGAGAAGGTCACGCGCAAGTACCCGCTGCTGCTGACGACGGGGCGCATTCTGTCGCAGTACAACGTCGGCGCGCAGACGCGGCGCACGGAGAATTCGCGCTGGCACGAAGAGGACCGGCTGGAGATTCATCCGCACGACGCGGAAGATCGCGGCATCGCGACGGGCGACTGGGTCGGCATCGAATCGCGCGCGGGGCAAACCGTGCTGCGCGCGAAAGTCACCGAGCGCATGCAGCCGGGCGTCGTCTATACGACGTTCCACTTCCCGGAATCGGGCGCGAACGTGATCACGACCGATTCCTCCGACTGGGCGACCAACTGTCCCGAATACAAGGTGACGGCGGTGCAGGTGATGCCGGTGGAACAGCCGTCGCAATGGCAGAAGGACTATTCGCGCTTCAACACGCAGCAACTGGAGTTGCTCAACATGCGCGACCTGACGACCACTTCGGGGAAATGA
- a CDS encoding NADH-quinone oxidoreductase subunit NuoF, translating to MTRIYVPCDSSALALGAEGVAKAIASAAEARGIDVQIVRNGSRGLLYLEPLVEVETPGGRIGYSNVEAEDVAGLFDAGFIDGGAHDKCVGVVDEIAYLKNQQRLTFARIGITDPLSIDDYVSLGGLQGLRNVLAMNGDAACEALVDSGLRGRGGAAFPAGIKWKTVRAALADQKYIVCNADEGDSGTFSDRLVMESDPYMLIEGMIIAGVATGATKGYIYVRSEYPHSIATLNRAIDRARDAGWLGASVLGTSHAFDLYVAKGAGSYVCGEETALLESLEGKRGIVRAKPPVPALVGLYGKPTVINNVITLATVPIIFAKGAAFYRDYGMGRSRGTLPFQLAGNVCQGGLVELAFGVTLRELVYEYGGGTASGRPARAVQVGGPLGTYLPESQWDIPLDYEEYAKVGAVVGHGGLVIHDDTSNLAELAQYAMHFCAIESCGKCTPCRIGSTRGEEVIAKIREGDTSVKQITLLRELCDTMIGGSLCAMGGMTPFPVLSALDHFPEDFGLPRTPAQKAA from the coding sequence ATGACGCGCATCTACGTTCCCTGCGATTCCTCGGCGCTCGCGCTCGGCGCGGAAGGCGTCGCCAAAGCGATTGCCAGCGCTGCGGAAGCGCGCGGCATCGACGTGCAGATCGTACGCAACGGATCGCGCGGGCTTCTCTATCTCGAACCGCTCGTGGAAGTGGAAACGCCGGGCGGGCGAATCGGTTATTCGAACGTGGAAGCCGAAGACGTGGCGGGCCTGTTCGATGCCGGGTTCATCGACGGCGGCGCGCATGACAAGTGCGTCGGCGTCGTCGACGAGATCGCGTACCTCAAGAATCAGCAGCGCCTCACGTTCGCGCGCATCGGCATCACGGACCCGCTTTCCATCGACGATTACGTGTCGCTCGGCGGCTTGCAGGGCTTGCGCAACGTGCTCGCGATGAACGGCGACGCCGCCTGCGAGGCGCTCGTCGATTCCGGCCTGCGCGGACGCGGCGGCGCGGCGTTCCCGGCCGGCATCAAGTGGAAGACCGTGCGCGCGGCGCTCGCGGATCAGAAGTACATCGTCTGCAACGCGGACGAAGGCGATTCCGGCACGTTCTCGGACCGCCTCGTGATGGAAAGCGATCCGTACATGCTGATCGAAGGAATGATCATCGCGGGCGTGGCGACGGGCGCGACCAAAGGCTACATCTACGTGCGCAGCGAGTATCCGCATTCGATTGCGACGCTCAACCGCGCGATCGACCGCGCGCGCGATGCCGGATGGCTCGGCGCGAGCGTGCTCGGCACATCGCACGCATTCGATCTGTACGTGGCGAAAGGCGCGGGTTCCTATGTCTGCGGCGAGGAAACGGCGCTGCTCGAATCGCTCGAAGGCAAGCGCGGGATCGTGCGCGCGAAGCCGCCGGTGCCCGCGCTCGTCGGCCTGTACGGGAAGCCGACGGTCATCAACAACGTCATCACGCTCGCGACCGTGCCGATCATCTTTGCGAAGGGCGCGGCGTTCTATCGCGACTACGGCATGGGACGCTCGCGCGGCACGCTGCCGTTCCAGCTCGCGGGCAACGTCTGCCAGGGCGGTCTCGTGGAACTCGCGTTCGGCGTGACGCTGCGTGAACTCGTCTACGAATACGGCGGCGGCACGGCGAGCGGCCGTCCGGCGCGCGCGGTGCAAGTCGGCGGGCCGCTCGGCACGTATTTGCCGGAAAGCCAGTGGGACATTCCGCTCGACTACGAGGAATACGCGAAGGTCGGCGCGGTGGTAGGCCACGGCGGTCTCGTGATTCATGACGACACCTCGAATCTCGCGGAACTCGCGCAATACGCGATGCATTTCTGCGCGATCGAATCGTGCGGCAAGTGCACGCCCTGCCGCATCGGATCGACGCGCGGCGAGGAAGTCATCGCGAAAATCCGCGAGGGCGATACGTCGGTGAAGCAGATCACGCTGTTGCGCGAACTGTGCGACACGATGATCGGCGGCTCGCTCTGCGCGATGGGCGGCATGACGCCGTTCCCGGTGCTCTCCGCGCTCGATCATTTCCCCGAGGATTTCGGCCTGCCGCGCACGCCGGCCCAGAAAGCCGCCTAG
- a CDS encoding NAD(P)H-dependent oxidoreductase subunit E, with product MTQPPLSAAAAEDLVSRHAVQGATLMTILHAIQDETGFVPAEVVAPLARALSLSRAEVHGTITYYHHFRSAPPARVTVQLCRAESCRSMGTEALKDHIEGHTGCRFDSGHAEDTELESVYCLGQCALSPAMTINGEVHAKMTPQKFDRLYEAAKQASEVTA from the coding sequence ATGACACAACCGCCGCTATCCGCCGCCGCAGCGGAAGACCTCGTCAGCCGTCACGCCGTGCAAGGCGCGACGCTCATGACGATCCTGCACGCCATCCAGGACGAAACCGGCTTCGTGCCGGCCGAAGTCGTCGCTCCGCTTGCGCGCGCGTTGTCGCTGTCGCGTGCGGAAGTGCACGGCACGATCACCTATTACCATCACTTCCGCTCGGCGCCGCCCGCGCGCGTGACGGTGCAGCTCTGCCGCGCGGAATCGTGCCGCAGCATGGGCACCGAAGCGCTGAAGGATCACATCGAGGGACACACGGGCTGCCGCTTCGATAGCGGCCACGCCGAGGACACGGAACTCGAATCCGTGTATTGCCTCGGCCAGTGCGCGCTGTCGCCGGCCATGACGATCAACGGCGAAGTTCACGCGAAGATGACGCCGCAGAAGTTCGACCGCCTGTACGAAGCGGCGAAGCAAGCCAGCGAGGTGACAGCATGA
- a CDS encoding substrate-binding domain-containing protein — translation MVDVECRAELILRDADGRETSLSAVVPLLQLVAQTGSIANAASAKGLSYRHAWGLLREIEARLGGALITKSRGRGSVLSELGESVLRAERLCGDRLEAPLQAVANDVASELNRRLAGEVSDVRIHASHGYAVATLVRALGERRVPVDIKYRESAEAVRALARNECELAGFHLPIGEFRSTCAEIYRPYLDANKHQLIRLTRRTQGLFLQKGNPKGVTGLRDLARSDVRFVNRQPGSGTRMLLDLSLRGVGVDPDVIDGYASTELTHSAIAAFVASGMADLGFGVQPAAQHFGLDFIPVIDEDYFFACERARLEEARLSTVLGVLRSASFNESVAHLEGYDPERCGTLVDIDEGLRG, via the coding sequence ATGGTGGACGTCGAATGCCGGGCGGAACTGATTCTGCGCGACGCGGATGGCCGCGAAACCAGTCTGAGCGCGGTTGTGCCGCTTTTGCAACTCGTCGCGCAGACGGGAAGCATCGCGAATGCGGCGAGCGCTAAGGGTTTGTCCTATCGGCATGCGTGGGGTCTGCTACGCGAAATCGAGGCGCGGCTGGGCGGCGCGCTCATCACCAAGTCGCGGGGACGCGGCTCCGTGTTGTCGGAGCTGGGCGAGTCGGTGCTGCGCGCGGAGCGGCTTTGCGGCGACCGGCTCGAAGCGCCGTTGCAGGCCGTCGCGAACGATGTCGCGAGCGAGCTGAACCGGCGTCTCGCGGGCGAGGTATCGGACGTTCGCATTCACGCGTCGCACGGCTACGCGGTCGCGACGCTCGTGCGCGCGCTCGGCGAACGGCGCGTGCCGGTGGACATCAAGTATCGCGAGAGCGCGGAGGCGGTGAGGGCGCTCGCGCGCAACGAGTGCGAGCTGGCGGGTTTCCATTTGCCGATCGGCGAGTTTCGTTCGACGTGCGCCGAAATCTACCGGCCGTATCTCGATGCGAACAAGCATCAGTTGATCCGTCTCACGCGGCGCACGCAGGGCCTTTTTCTGCAGAAGGGCAATCCGAAGGGCGTCACCGGCCTGCGCGATCTCGCGCGCAGCGACGTGCGCTTCGTCAACCGTCAGCCGGGCTCCGGCACGCGCATGCTGCTGGATTTGTCGCTGCGCGGCGTCGGCGTCGATCCGGACGTGATCGACGGCTATGCATCGACCGAACTGACGCATTCGGCGATCGCCGCGTTCGTCGCGAGCGGCATGGCCGATCTCGGCTTCGGCGTGCAGCCGGCGGCGCAGCATTTCGGACTCGATTTCATTCCGGTCATCGACGAAGACTATTTCTTCGCATGCGAGCGCGCGCGGCTCGAAGAAGCGCGGCTCTCGACGGTGCTGGGCGTGCTGCGCAGCGCGTCGTTCAATGAGAGCGTCGCGCATCTCGAAGGCTACGATCCGGAGCGCTGCGGCACGCTCGTCGATATCGACGAAGGGCTGCGCGGCTGA
- a CDS encoding glycosyltransferase family 4 protein produces the protein MRILQVVLAPRLSGAEVLAKGVAIGHQRAGHDVCIASLMPEHDDFTHISAELRAHGVSCLFPAKNPSKLGRLLFLHGAIRRFRPDIIFAHATIPALYVRMLPTRVPIVWVMHSGANDFANAALMRAERLLSSRAKAVIGVSQKTIDDYVKEIGAHPSMIVVPNGVDVSRFADDAGPRAPVAGKQIVQVGRYIPEKNQLQTVDAFAHVARADPEARLMLCGVIENLAYHAAVVERVAKLGLNERVSIEGPKQNVAEILRASSVFAMPSRFEAHSIGFLEALASGIPVVANSIASFAFAGGFPSVQLLDTSDTDAYGRALLDALSQSRATRALHGLTLQSTADRYLAIARDVLNVRVGLT, from the coding sequence ATGCGAATTCTCCAGGTCGTGCTGGCGCCTCGCCTTTCGGGGGCGGAAGTGCTCGCGAAGGGCGTCGCGATCGGACATCAGCGGGCAGGACACGATGTCTGCATCGCCTCGCTGATGCCCGAGCACGACGACTTCACCCATATCAGCGCGGAATTGCGCGCGCACGGCGTCTCCTGTCTTTTTCCGGCGAAAAACCCGAGCAAGCTCGGACGCCTGCTGTTCCTGCACGGCGCGATCCGGCGCTTCCGGCCGGACATCATCTTCGCGCACGCGACGATTCCCGCGCTCTACGTGCGCATGTTGCCGACGCGCGTGCCGATCGTCTGGGTGATGCATTCGGGCGCGAACGATTTCGCCAACGCCGCGCTGATGCGCGCCGAGCGCCTGCTGTCGAGCCGGGCGAAGGCGGTGATCGGCGTGTCGCAGAAGACCATCGACGACTACGTGAAAGAGATCGGCGCGCATCCGTCGATGATCGTCGTGCCGAACGGCGTCGATGTCTCGCGCTTCGCCGACGACGCTGGCCCGCGCGCGCCGGTCGCGGGCAAGCAGATCGTGCAGGTGGGCCGCTATATCCCCGAGAAAAACCAGTTGCAGACGGTCGATGCGTTCGCGCACGTCGCCCGCGCCGATCCCGAAGCGCGTCTGATGTTGTGCGGCGTGATCGAGAATCTGGCGTATCACGCGGCGGTCGTCGAGCGCGTCGCGAAGCTCGGGCTGAATGAGCGCGTATCGATCGAAGGGCCGAAGCAGAACGTCGCGGAGATCCTGCGCGCATCGAGCGTGTTCGCGATGCCCTCGCGCTTCGAGGCGCACAGCATCGGCTTTCTGGAGGCGCTCGCGTCCGGCATTCCGGTGGTCGCGAATTCGATCGCGTCGTTTGCGTTCGCGGGCGGCTTTCCGTCCGTGCAACTGCTCGATACGAGCGATACGGACGCCTACGGCCGCGCGCTCCTCGATGCGCTTTCGCAGTCGCGCGCCACGCGAGCGCTGCACGGACTGACGCTGCAAAGCACGGCGGATCGCTATCTCGCGATCGCGCGCGACGTATTGAACGTGCGCGTCGGGCTGACCTGA